The sequence TCTGGTCATCGCCTGACCTTAGAGCCACCGAGCAAACATCCTAAACCTGTCGGTCAAATACTTTGGGAGCATAGGCGCTACATCCATCGCAAGGACCCATGGGATTCATCGCACAGCGCAAATAGGGCGATCGCGCATTTAGATCGCAGGTAATGTCGCCAATCATGTAGCCCATGCCATCAACATAGTGCATGTCACCATTGCCATCTAGCAGCTTGAACATGCTCTGCCCCAGCCCCGTTGGCAGCATGGAGGGCTCATTGCATTTTTCGTTTTGGTCAGCCCGAACACTCATCCACGCCGAAATGATGGCTGGAGTAAGCCCGACAACGAAAATCAAAAAGATAATGAGCATGAACCTGCTGGATTATGAAACTAGCAAAAGTATCCTAACTCGCTGAATTAGCCAACCCGCCCACCGCCACTGCGGATTGGTACGTACCGTAGTGTTACTTAGTCTTTCGCAACACTGGCTACAAAAAAGCGCCCCAGGGAGTTTGCGCTCTAGGGGTTGTGGCCGGAGTCTGCTTAGCCTCTAGACATATAGCTGTAGCCAGTTTGGTTAAGACATTTCCCCTAAGCACGCTCGAACGTGCTTAGGTTTCTGGATGTGCTAACCCAGGTGACTCTGGCTATAGCACCTGAAAATCCGCAACGAAGTGACTCAGCCGTGCCGCGATGACTAGCATCCATGAGGGGTCAAGAGACCTAAGTGGGTAGAGTAAATACAATACTGGTGAAACCAGGCTTCAAACGAAGTCTCAAAGCCGACGAAACAAACGGAAAGAAAGTTCCCGAATGCGAATCAGATTCTAACAATTGATCGAGCGACGCCCAAAAAGAACGTCTTTTGCCTTAGTTTTCGACCAAAATGACCCAGTTTCCCCATCACCTGAACAAGGTCCTGAACTTTTCAGAACTTTCATGTATTGGCGTTTTCTGGCCTATGACCGATTATTTAGACATCCTGTAGACTCGCGTGTGCTCCAAAGCTAAGACCGGGTAGGGCCACAGGACATTGTGGAGGTTCGCTCCTCAGTGATAGCGCCTTACCTGGCTTTTTATTCTTTAAAACCACCAGCAAGCGGTTAGGCGACCTCACTTTACCAAAACAGACTTAGATGTCTCCTGGGCGCTGATGTTCGGCCATAGTATAAACCTGTAGCCATTCCTCGACCACGTAAGGGGCCGCCACTAGCCGAGCCGTGCTGCCGCCTTGTAGGGGAACCCGCAGCGTCAGCGGAATTGGCCCCCGAAGATCGGCTAACACAGAAGTGATGTTGTACTGAGCAACGTTGTCTGGCAGCGCTTGGGTTTGCTCATCTAGTTGGGGATGAACTTGCCACTGGGCCGTGGTACCGGTTGCGATCGCCAGATCGGCCTTAGGGTCGATGGTCGCCTGCCCCGGAAACCCCACCAACCGCAGATAGAGGCCCTGAAAACCGCCATCGGTGTAGCGCTTAAATACGGTAGCCTGCCAAGCCAAATCAGTCTGATCGCGCAGGCTCTGGCGAGAGCGATAGGTCGTTTGCCCTGGCCGTTCGTGATAGGTGTGTACAGACGCCAGGGCTGGCTGAGCCAAGGCCAACATCAACAGGCAGGCCAAAACGATCGCTAAAAGTAGAAGCCGAAGACCGCGCCAGAGGTGGTGCATGAAGGTGATGAAGACAAAACAATAGGGAGGTGGCGATCGCCACCTCCCCATTATCTCTCGCGACTTCTTAGAGCTGACTCATCTGATTCAGCGTCTGCCGATAGCCTGCCGCTTCGCCCTGCTGCAAATAAAGCTGAGCAGCTTGCTCAAAATCACGACGGGCACCAGCATCGTCGCCTAGGCGGGCACGCACAACGCCTCGATTGTAGAACAACTGAGGGTTACGGGTGTTAGGGGCACTTTGAATCGCCCGCGTCAGGTCTTGATAGGCATTTTGCGCCTGGTTAGCTTGCAGGTAAGCGGCCCCCCTGGCCGAGAAAGCTTCTAGGTAGCTCGGGCGTATGGTCAAAGCCTGGCTATAGTCATCGATCGCTCCAAAGATATCACCCATCGCCATCCGGGCATCGCCTCTTGCCTGGAAGGCTTCAGCGTAGTTAGGATCGATAAATACGGCTTCGCTGTAGTCATTGATAGCCGCTAGGGGGTCACCAGCTTGCAGTCGAGCATCGCCTTTGAGCTTATAAGCCACCGCCGAGTCAGGGTTAATCTGTAGCACTCGGGCAAAGTCTTGCTCGGCCCCGCGCAAATCACCCTGGTTGGCACGAATGGTGCCCCGACTCATGTACGCTTCAACCAGATTAGGGCTGAGTTCAATGGCGCGGGTAAGGTCTTGCAGCGCACGATTGGGTCTGCCCTGCCGAAAGTAAACGTGGCTACGATTGAGATAAGCTCTAGACAACGTAGGGTCACGGCGAACAGCCTCATTGAGGTCGCTGAGGGCAGCATCAAACAGACCCAGGTGATAGTAAGCCACGCCTCTGCCCATATAGGCCCTGGGCAGATCGCCATTTAGCTCAATGGCACGGCTAAAGTCAGCGATGGCATCGCTGTAGTTATTCACCCGCTCCAGGGAGAAACCACGCAGCACATAGGCCGAAGGGTTGTTGGGGTTCAGCTCAATAGCCGTCGAAAAGTCTTCGATCGCAAGCTCATGGCGACCCTGCTGGGTGTCGATTAACCCACGATAGAGATAGGCCCCAACCGAGTCAGGGTTGACCTCTAACGCCGCATTGAAATCTGCTTGGGCTTGCTCTGTATCGCCCTGGCGATAGTAGACACTGCCTCGGGCAAACAGGGCGTTGGCGCTACTGGGGTCAAGGCTAATGGCTCGATTTAGATCGGCTAAGGCCCGGCTGTAGTCGGCCTGGTCGGCGTAGATTAAACCTCGATAGAGATAGGCATTGGCAAAGCCGGGGTCTGCTTCGATCGCCAAGTCAAAGGCTTCAAGGGCGGCGGTGTAATTACCACTGTTGTAGCGCTCTACGCCCAGATTGTAGGCCGCAGTGGGCGACAGACCCGGTGTAGCCGCTTCACTAGCGGGAACTTCGGGGTCAGCCACAGCATCGGGCAGCTCGATGATCTCAGACTCAATGCCTTCAGTCTCTAAGACAGCGGGCTCAACTGGAGATGTTTGAGCATAAACCCTCATAGGGACCGTACCGATCACCAGCCCTAGCCCCAATAGCAGACTTACATAGCGCAATTTCATAGCTTCCCCTCCACCGACAGTGTTTGCAGATTGAGCAGATTGGTGCTGTTTCGCTCCCTAGTTCTGACAGCATACCCAACTGCGCCCTTGGGGCTAATGATAGGTCAGCTTTTGTGGGTTG is a genomic window of Nodosilinea sp. E11 containing:
- a CDS encoding DUF6464 family protein encodes the protein MLIIFLIFVVGLTPAIISAWMSVRADQNEKCNEPSMLPTGLGQSMFKLLDGNGDMHYVDGMGYMIGDITCDLNARSPYLRCAMNPMGPCDGCSAYAPKVFDRQV
- a CDS encoding DUF3122 domain-containing protein, which codes for MHHLWRGLRLLLLAIVLACLLMLALAQPALASVHTYHERPGQTTYRSRQSLRDQTDLAWQATVFKRYTDGGFQGLYLRLVGFPGQATIDPKADLAIATGTTAQWQVHPQLDEQTQALPDNVAQYNITSVLADLRGPIPLTLRVPLQGGSTARLVAAPYVVEEWLQVYTMAEHQRPGDI
- a CDS encoding tetratricopeptide repeat protein, encoding MKLRYVSLLLGLGLVIGTVPMRVYAQTSPVEPAVLETEGIESEIIELPDAVADPEVPASEAATPGLSPTAAYNLGVERYNSGNYTAALEAFDLAIEADPGFANAYLYRGLIYADQADYSRALADLNRAISLDPSSANALFARGSVYYRQGDTEQAQADFNAALEVNPDSVGAYLYRGLIDTQQGRHELAIEDFSTAIELNPNNPSAYVLRGFSLERVNNYSDAIADFSRAIELNGDLPRAYMGRGVAYYHLGLFDAALSDLNEAVRRDPTLSRAYLNRSHVYFRQGRPNRALQDLTRAIELSPNLVEAYMSRGTIRANQGDLRGAEQDFARVLQINPDSAVAYKLKGDARLQAGDPLAAINDYSEAVFIDPNYAEAFQARGDARMAMGDIFGAIDDYSQALTIRPSYLEAFSARGAAYLQANQAQNAYQDLTRAIQSAPNTRNPQLFYNRGVVRARLGDDAGARRDFEQAAQLYLQQGEAAGYRQTLNQMSQL